The sequence CCATTTTTCGGGTTCCGTGACCAACTTCTTGAATAGCTCGCCATCCATGATGTTTTTTCCTCATCCCCAACCATTGCTTAACAGAATCTTTTGATCTGACAATTTGCGATTGAGCCTTTGATCGGTCAAATTGACCGATGTCATTATCAAATTATTTGAGGATATAGTAGGCATTCGTCATGCAGAGTCAACGGCAAACTACATCCTGACGGCGTGTGGTAATACACCCAGAAGGGCATGTGGGGAACGAAGCCGCCGCCATCTGTGGCCTTTAGCTGGGTTTCATTTGTCCCGTTAAATATTTGTGAATTATACTTGAAACTAATGTTTGATAAGGTAAGCCTTCTTGAATAGCCCGTAGCTTTATATTGTTATAGTCCCAATCGGACATGCGGATGTTGATTTTTTTGATCTTATTCAAAGCATTCCGGGCATGGGTTTGATATTTTTTTATTTCTTCCGCCATATCGGGAACAGCAACCCATTCGCCATTTTCAATTTCATTTTCCAGCGCCGCTTCTTCTTTAGTGAGCAGTAATTTTTTCATTTTTTGTCTCCAATATATTTTTTAGTTGACGCGCGGCTGGGATATATTGTTTTTAAAAAACATGTTCCATCATGTTCTTTCACAAAGGGCACATTAAATGCATATCCTTCGCGTTCAACCACCAATATTTCTTGATTTGGTTTCTTCGGGTGCTTTAAAATTGCCCGCAAATAGCCTTCGTCTATAAGATAAATTATTTCCTCAAATGTAATGTTGCGGTTTTCTGCGAGCCATTTATTTTTCTCGGGACTCCAATTGAATTTCATGTGCTGAATATAGGACAATGCCTATCTTTTGTCAATATCATTGTTTATCTGGTCTGGTCCGCACAGATTGATTAACAGAATCTTTTGATCCGGCAACTTGCTATTGAACCTCCGCCACGGGCGGATTGACCGATGTCATTATCAAATCATTTATTTCTTTCACTCTTCCAATTCCAGGGCAAACCGGATAGCTGCCTGGACTTCCATCATCTTTGATTGAACAAGCGTTGTGATGACGTTCCCGAGTTTGTTTTTTGAAACAGTTTGAAAATGGTCGCAATTTACAGCACATTCTCTGGGCATTCCATCTTCCCGGGAGAGATGAACTTCGCTTGGGATGTCCCGTACGGTTGACGTGATGGGCGCTACGGTGACTTCATTCAGATATTCCATGACCGAATTCCGCGTCAAAATTAACACGGGACGGTTCTTGTCGGGGTGTTGGAATCTGTACCATCGGGCCTCGCCTCTTTTCACTTTTCACCCCAGGCCTGCTCTTTTGTCCAAACATCGAATTCTCCCTTTGCAACCGGTTTGCCGGCATATCCCAGCCGGTGTTTTTGTTCCAATTGCCGCGCCTGCAACCGGCGAATTGCCAGACGAAGGGCTTCGCGAGTAAAGGCTGATCGGGTGGTCTTTGTTTCTCTGGCAACGCGATCAACTGTTTTGACGAGATTATCGTCCAGGGTCATTTGTATGGTTCTCATGACTATATACCTTTATGTTGAGACTTATAGCTATAATACCCATTATTGATTTATTGTCCATGGCATGAGTCGCTTGCAAAAGTCTACTTTTGCAAGCAGAATCCAGAAGTCAGAAGACAGTAGTCAGAACGACAGCACATGCCAAGATGCTTAATATCAGCGACTTGCGCTTATTCTGAATTCTGACTCCTGACTGAATTCCAGCAAAACAGGAGTTTTGCAATTAACTCGCATATTTTCAATTTTTTTGAGCCAACGCCTCCTTCACCGTTTGCAAACCAGCTGCGGGACGGCGATAATTCGACAGGTATCCGGACAGAACGGACGATTCTAACTCACCGCTCAATGACATTTTTCGCCGCCTTCCAGATATCCGTTTGAACTTTTGTCACCGGCCGCCCGGCGTTCACAATGCAAAACCGCTCCGGATTTTTTTTCGCCAGATCAAGATAACCTTCGCGGACGCGCTGATGGAAGGCCATGTTCTCGCTTTCAATCCGGTCTTTTTCGGTTCCCTGCCGCCGGTTGCGTTGGTGCAGTCTTTTGAATCCGGCGCGCAGGTCCAGATCAAGGAGAATGGTGAGGTCGGGCGCGAGTTTCTGGACCGCGAAGGCGTTGATGGCGGCGATTAATTTCAGGCTGCATCCGCGGGCGTATCCCTGATAGGCTGCCGTTGAATCCGAAAACCGGTCGCAAACGACGTGTTTTCCGAGCCGTAGAGCCGGCAAAATGACGGTTTGCACAAGCTGGGCGCGGCTGGCCATGAAAAGCAGGAGTTCCGTCCGGGGACACATTTTCTCGCTTCCGGCCTTGCTGCTCAGCAGGCGGCGGATAACTTCGCCGATGGACGTGCCGCCAGGTTCGCGGACTTCCGCAACTTCATGGCCGGCCGTGCGCAGTTTTTCCGCCAGGAGCCGCGCATGGGTGGATTTGCCGCTGCCTTCAATGCCTTCAAACGTTATCAATCTGCCGCGTTTGGATTTCATGTTCTGTCTGCTGACTACTGACTTCTTTTTTTAAGCTTAAACCCGTCCGCCGCGTCCTGGATAATCCAGCCTTTTGTTTCAATCTCCCGGCGCAGCCGGTCGGCTTCCGCCCAGTCTTTTGCCTTTCTGGCGTTCTGTCTTGACCGGGCGAGCTCCATGATGGCGCGGTCGGGTTTGTCCATGCCCCGTTTTAATACGCCCAGAACGGCGTCCATGCCGTCCAGCGCATTGAGCGCGGCCTGGGCTTCGGCGGCGGAAAGAGCTTCGGCATTCATTTTACGGTTGCCTTCGTGAATCATGTCAAACAAGGCCGCCAGGGCGGCGGGGAGGTTCAGATCCTCGTCCATTGCGGCGCGGAATTTCCGGAAATAATTTTCAATCCAGGCCGGATTTCCGCCAGGGCTGGTTCCGGTCTTTCCGGCGGCATCCTGCAGGCGCGCGTTAAATTCATCCAGCCGGTGCAGGGATGAACGGGCCGCCTCCAGCGCCGGAAAGGTGAAATTGAGGGATTGGCGGTAATGGGCGGAAAGGAGGACGTAGCGGATTTCGCGGCCCGAAAATCCTTTTTGGGTTAAATCGCGCAGGGTATAAAAATTTCCGAGCGATTTTGACATCTTGCGCCCGTCCACTACGAGGTGGGCGCAATGCATCCAGTATTTGACGAAGGGTTTTCCGGTGGCCGCCTCGCTCTGGGCGATTTCGTCCTCGTGATGCGGGAATATGTTGTCAATTCCGCCGGTATGCAGGTCAAACGATTCGCCGAGATATTTCATGCTCATCGCCGAGCATTCAATGTGCCAGCCCGGGCGCCCCCTGCCCCAGGGCGAATCCCAGGCAACATCGCCGTCTTCCTCCTGATACGCTTTCCAGAGCGCAAAATCGGAGGCATTTTCCTTTTCATATTCATCCTGAGCGATCCTTGCGCCCGGCTTGAGTCCCTGCATGTCAAGATGGGCCAATTGCCCGTATTTCTTGAATCTGGCTATGCTGAAATAGACCGAGCCGTCCGCTGCGGGATAAGCGTACCTCTTGTCAATGAGCGTTTGAATGAGGGCGATCATTTCCGGAATATGTCCGGTCGCCTCCGGGTAATGCTCGGCCGGCTCAATGTTGAGCGTCTGCATATCGGCAAAGAAAGCGTCCTTGTAAGGCTTGGTATAATCGGCCAGGGAAACGCCGGCGGCGCGCGCGCCGCGGATGGTTTTGTCGTCCACGTCCGTCAGGTTCATCGCCTGGCGCACCTTGAACCCGCAAACCTTCAGATAGCGGCGTAAAATATCCTCAAAAACATAGGCCCGGAAATTGCCGATGGTGGCATGGTTATAAACCGTCGGCCCGCAGGTGTACATTTTCACGTCCGGCGGGGCAAGGGGGATGAATTCCTCCGGGCGTCTCGTCAAGGTATTGAAGATTTTCAACATGTTGTGCCGCTTGAAATTCAACGCTTGGCGTTCGGGATTGCCTGGGCTACTCCCGCCACGGCAAAAGCGGCGATTCCCTCGCCGCGGCCGAGCGCCCCGAGCCCTTCCAGGGTGGTTGCCTTGATGGAAACCCGCGCTTTATCCAGCAAGAGCGCCCGCGCCAGCTTGCCGCGCATTTTGTCGCGGTAAGGAGCCAGGCGCGGTTTTTCTGCCAGCACGGAAACGTCAATGTTAACGACAGTCATCCTTTTATTTTTTAATTTTTTGCCGACTGCGGCAAGCATTTTCAGGCTGTCGGCGTCTTTCCAGCGTTTTTCATTATCTGGAAAGTGGGTTCCAATGTCGCCGTCCGCGGCCGCGCCGAGCAGGGCGTCCATGACCGCATGGCAAAGGACGTCCGCGTCCGAATGGCCGGCCAGGCCGGGCCCCGATTTTATACGGACGCCGCCCAGGACCAGTTTGCGGCCCGCGGCGAACCGGTGAATATCAAATCCTATGCCGGTGCGGATCATGACGGCTTTTTACAGCGCGGGTTCAGGCTGCGCCTCCATTTTTTTCTTTGCGATTTTAATTTGCTCAAAAAAACCGGCGGAAACTTGTTTTTAACTGCTAAATAAAGTGATATTGCAGGAAATATGTCAAGAGGAAAACCCGGCCGCGCTTGTTCTGCACGATGTTCTGCGGATCCAGACTTCATTTAAGGAGTAACGGCGGAGATTGGAATTTGCCGCTTGCCCGGATTTTGGCCCGCAATCCGCCGTTAAATAATGGGGGACAGACATCGTTCAATTCCCGGTCTTGCGCTGCAACAGAATGTTTTTGACCAGGACGGCGCCCTTGAATTTTCCGCGCACGTGCAGGCGGATGGTATGCGTTCCCTTCGGAAGGTCAAAGGTCTGCCTGGCCGCCATCCACCCGCCGCGGCGCATCAGGGCCGGCTCCTTGACAACGTATTGTTCCATGCTGACATCTTTTTCCCCGGTTTTCTTTACCACCGAAACCGCCGTCCAGACGCTGCCTTTAAAATCATCGCTTTTGCGGAAAAACGCTTCCAGGACGAATTTCATGTCATCCGTGACCGTAATAATTCCCGACGACAATCCGATGGTTGTTCCCGGGTTGGCCGAGGAGAGCCGGAATACCGGGGCGCCTTCCTCGCCGCGGCAGACTTCAATGCTTTGGCGGTATTTATCGCCCAGATGCAGTATCCAACCCGGCAGGACGCTGTTCGGCGGCAGCGGGGAAGGGGGTGTTGTTAAAAGATTCCGGGACGGAGCGCCATGGTAAACAACAATCGGGTCAGCCCGTCCGATATCCAACTCGCGGTTAACAATCCGGTGCCGGTAAATGGCGCCCGCAATGAACAGAACAAGCGCAGCCAAAATTGACAACAGGGCCGCGAAACGCCAGCGCTGGATTTTTGTCTTCAATGTTTTGATGACCTGGACTTCAATCACGTCCTTTGCCGCCTGCGCCTTGGCGGCCGGCGGAATAAAATTCAGCCTGGCGCGCAGCGGCGTTGCCGCCAGGTTCGGGTCGCGTTCCAAAAATCCGCCCGGCTCGGCCGGCAGCCCCGCCTCATTCAGAGCCTGCCGGTAGGCATCCAGGTCAAAGGGAATCTTACGCCAGAATACGGCGCGCCGGCGGAGATCGTAAATGCAGTAGGATGAACGCGTATCGCTGTCGCGCGGATTGCCCACGGAGCCGGCGTTGACCAGATAACGTTTTCCCTGTTCCTGCTCAAAATCCTCGGGGGCGAGCCGGTAAGGTCTTCCGCTCGCACCCGTCAGAAAAATACCGGGGCAATGAGTGTGCCCGTTGAAAAGCAGCGGTTCCGCGACGGTTTGCCATGAACGCAGGGCGTCTTCCGGCTCAATTACGTAATTAAAGAATCCCGGCTCGGAAAATTCGCCGTGGACACAGCGGAAGTTTTCCCCGGCAAGCGCGAGTGGAATTGTTTTCAAAAAGTCCAGCGCTTCCCGGCTGACGCGGTCGCGCGTCCATGCCAACACCATGCGGGCCTGTTCGTTAAAGAGCGTGCTTTCCAGCTTGCCGCACAGCGCCGCGTCATGATTTCCCAGCACGAAATAATCCACCGTCTCGTGAACCGATTCCAGCACCTCGCGCGGATTAGGGCCGTATCCGACCACGTCGCCAAGGCAGATGATGCGGTCAACTTTCAGGCTGCGAATATCCAGCAAGACCGTTTTCCAGGCCTGCCAATTCGCGTGAATATCAGAAACGATGGCGTAACGCATGATCTCCCCCGGGCTTTGTCAATCAATTCCGTTTACCCGCGGCGCTGCGGACAACAGGTTTTTGCGCGTTGCGTCAGCCCTGCGAAAGCAGGTTCAGTTAAAGTCAAATGCCTGGGATGGGAGTCGAACCCATACGGCCTTTAGGGCCATCGGATTTTAAGTCCGATGCGTCTGCCATTCCGCCACCCAGGCTTCTGGTATTGAAAAAATTGATTTTATTGACCAATAATACCATCAGAAGCAAATTGAACCGCACAAAACGAAAAGCAAGGGGAATATGACAAAAAAAAGACGCACCGGCAATCTTTATCAGCGCGGAAAAACATGGTGGCTGAAATATATGGTTGAAGGCCGGCTGATCCGGCAGAGCCTTGAAACAACCAGCCGCGAAGAAGCGGAAGAAAAACAAAAAGAAATTATGCGTCCGTTCATGGCCGCCGCCCGTGTTGACGCTCACGCCATAATGGAGAAGCGTCTCCGGGATGCTGTCATAGAGCGCGACCTGGCAGAGGAAACCGCCCACCCGCCGCTTTCCGTGGTTGATGCTTGGGATGCTTTTATAAAATCACCCAAGAGGCCGGACAGCGGACCGGCAACGTTGGGGGCTTATGCCTTGCAATGGGGAAGTTTTGTCCGATGGCTGACAAAAGAACATCCGGACATGAAACAGTTGCGCGAAGTCACAAAAGAAACCGCCGAAGAATATTCCACGCACCTGACCAGCCGGGGCATAACGCCGAATACTTTTAATAAACACGTCCGCGTTTGTGATCTGGTTTTCCGTATTCTAAAAGACAAGGCGAAAATTATAGAAAATCCGTTTCCCGGTATTACGCGCAAACATCTAACGACGCAATCCCATAGAGAGCTTTCCACGGAAGAATTGATCAGGGTTTGCCGATCAGCGACAGGGGAACTTCGTTCAATGCTGGCAATGGGGCTATACCTGGGCGCGCGTTTGGGCGATGCGGTAATGATGGACTGGGGATGCGTTGACCTGATTAAACGCCTGATTCGCTACACGCCACACAAGACCGCCCGGCGATCTGGCAGAATTTTGACTGTGCCGCTACATCCGGTTTTACTGAACATTTTTAATGAGATTCCACCGGTCAATCGCAAAGGCTACATACATCCGAACATGGCCGATCTATACAGACGCCGGGGCGCGTGTGCTGTAACCAATATAATTCAGGCGCATTTCAAAAAATGCGGGATTACAACCAATCGCAAAGGAAACGGTGTTCGCAAAGTGGCAAGCGCAAGTTTTCATTCGCTAAGACATTCCGCTGTTTCTCTGCTACGCGAAGCCGGAGCGCCGTTATCCGTTACAATGGCAATTGTCGGACATTCCACGCTGGCAATCCATGACACCTATTCCCATGCCGGAGAAGCCGCGCTTAAACAGGCTGTAGCCGCGCTTCCGTCTGTCATGGGGGAACTGATTCCCAAAACCTTGCCAGCCCTGCCGGCGGCAACAGAGCAAATGATTAAAGCCGATAAAGTTCAGGTATTGGCAGAGCGATTGAATAGTAAAACATGGCGAATTGTCCGGGATGAATTACTAACCTTGACAACACCAAAATCACTTGCAATAACGTTTAAAACGAAAGGATAAAAATATGCTAAATAAAGATATTATTCCGTCCAGTAATATTGAAAAGAAAATCATGCTTGTTCACGGCCAGAAGGTCATGCTTGATAGCGACCTTGCCGTGCTGTATGGCGTAACAACGTTCAATCTCAACAAGGCGGTGAAACGCAACCTTAACCGCTTCCCTGATGACTTCATGTTTCAGCTTACACGGCAAGAGGTTGCAAACTTGATATTCCAAAATGGAATATCAAAAGAAGGCCGGGGCGGCAGACGGAAACCGGCTTATGCCTTCACCGAACAGGGCGTTGCCATGCTGTCAAGCGTGTTACGGAGTCCGCGCGCAGTCCGCGTCAATATTGAAATCATGCGCGCCTTTGTCCGTATCCGTCAATGGCTGGCTTCCAACACTGAACTGGCGCGCAAGCTGGCCGAGCTTGAGAAGAAATATGACGCGCAATTTAAGGTTGTGTTTGACGCAATCCGGGAACTCATGCGTCCGCCGGAACCGCCACGGAAGCAAATCGGTTTTCACACGAAAGATTGAAATGAACATTATCCTCAGCAGTACGGGGCACCCGGAACTTATAATTATTAGGAACGGAAACCTTTACGGCATAAGCATTTTATTTGCGACGGCTTGAGAAAGACCGACTTTTTCTTCTGAACCAAGAACAGGTTTTTCAATGTTTTGGCTTTGCGCCAAAGTCGCCCGTTCTTTTGCCGCTTGGTCTTCCGCAATCCTGTCCCGGATTCTCTGCATGGCGGCCATGTCGGCAAGAACCATATGCGGCTTTTTATCAAACCCGGAAATCAAAACCTTATCGTCATAACAAAAGAGGACCTTGCCAAGCCGACAATATTGCCCCTGAACATAGCGGTCATTTTCAGTTGTCACCACCCGGCCCCGTTCATCTTCTACGACTCCAAGAAACGCTTCATGCAGGACAACATCCACAGGCGGCTTGACATAATAAGCGCCTGGCGCGACCGCAGAACCAGCCACAGGCCGAGCTGGACCGGCAGAGGGCATAACCACAGACGGGACCGGCTTGTCTTTTATAAATCCAAACCTGGAGCCAAGCCGGGACCAGGCCAGCCAGCCAAGCCCGATAATCAAAAGAATAAAGAAAATCAATCTCATAATACGCCGTCCCTTCCGTTTAATCTTGCCGTCAAACTTCGCACCATGCCCCTTGAGCCGGGTAAAAGTCCGAAGCAAAGTGTATGTATTATAAAGCGCATAAATGCCAACGTCCTTGAATTCAAACCTCTTGTCCAAAATTGTCTTGCCGTCATAATCATATTGAACCATAAGAAACTGATTGAGCGGCCAGCCAATCCCCAGCGCGGAAATCTTGAGTTTTTTGAGGTCCCGGAAACGCCAGATATATTGAACCAGCCGCATAATCTGCTTGTCCAAGTTAAGCGCAGATTGAGAAATGAAAATAATATCCGTGAAACACTTCCGGGATTGAGAAAGGAAAATAAGCATTTCGCGCAGGACGTTCGCCCAATCCCGGGCGTTAAGCCAGATATGAGCTTCGTCAATGACAACCAGCGACGGAGTCCCGTCAATACCTGGGGGAGTATGCTTGTAAAATTGATTGATCTGTTCATCTTCCAGATAGATAAACTGGCCTTTTTGATATTCCCAATCATGCCGACTCCGCAAAAACGCCTTAACCGGCTCCATGTTCAACATGATATTTGAACATACACAACCACCGGCGGCGATATATTCACACATACGCCGGACAGCATGATAAGTTTTTCCGCCACCTAAACGGCCTTCATAAACTTCTATCACTTCCTACCCCCGCCGGAAAAAAAACACCCCTTAAAACACTCCACGTCAGGCGATCCGGAGTCAGTCCTTATCCCAGCACCCCCTCTTTTTGGACGATACGCCTTACCCCGAAACGGTAGGAATCCATGACTTGACAAGGCCATATACCGCGCAAGCGATACCGAGCGAAACAAGCGCAATCATCATCAGGAAAGTTTCAGTCAGAGGAAAAAACGTGTTTGTAATCTCCAGGATGGACAAGACATTGACCGTGTCAGATAAGCCTCCGGTCACAGAGTCAGGAATTCTAAGCTTGTCAATCCATTGCGCAATATAGCCGAGCAAATGAGAAGCAAACCGGATCGCGCTGGTCAGTGACATCATAAACGCAAGAATAATCGCAAAGCCGGAGGAAATCAGATAAGACAGAAAGCCCCCGGATATTTGAAGAAAGCGAATGATCGCGTCAAGCCACTTGCCGGCAAATAAAAATAATAATCTCAACATATTTTATACCCTCCCGAATGTTCTTTTAATCATGACGAAAGCAATCCAAAACGAAAGCAGAGCCATGATCCATTTCATGAACGTGCGGAAAACGCCGATTATCGGCCAGTCAGAGGTCCGTATTTCTACAACCTGGTCAAGATAGGGAAACGTAAAGCTAAACGATTCTTTAATGCCGACACTCGGCAAGGGCAAAGAAACCACGTCAAGAATTCCCTTTGCCTTGACAAAAAAGGCGTCAGCGTCAGCCTGAATTTTATCGGATTCAGCAAAATATTTTTCCGTATAATCACTGGCCGCGCGGAGCAGGTCATTTGAATACGTTAAGCCGTATTGCGCTGGGTCAGAAGGAATATAAGAATTTGCTTCATCACTTAACGCAGAACGAAGCATGTCATACCATTGCGCCAGCGTATAACCGCCGCCAGCCCCG is a genomic window of Kiritimatiellia bacterium containing:
- a CDS encoding antitoxin; the protein is MKKLLLTKEEAALENEIENGEWVAVPDMAEEIKKYQTHARNALNKIKKINIRMSDWDYNNIKLRAIQEGLPYQTLVSSIIHKYLTGQMKPS
- a CDS encoding toxin translates to MKFNWSPEKNKWLAENRNITFEEIIYLIDEGYLRAILKHPKKPNQEILVVEREGYAFNVPFVKEHDGTCFLKTIYPSRASTKKYIGDKK
- a CDS encoding type II toxin-antitoxin system PemK/MazF family toxin, whose protein sequence is MKRGEARWYRFQHPDKNRPVLILTRNSVMEYLNEVTVAPITSTVRDIPSEVHLSREDGMPRECAVNCDHFQTVSKNKLGNVITTLVQSKMMEVQAAIRFALELEE
- a CDS encoding ribbon-helix-helix domain-containing protein translates to MTLDDNLVKTVDRVARETKTTRSAFTREALRLAIRRLQARQLEQKHRLGYAGKPVAKGEFDVWTKEQAWGEK
- the tmk gene encoding dTMP kinase, which codes for MKSKRGRLITFEGIEGSGKSTHARLLAEKLRTAGHEVAEVREPGGTSIGEVIRRLLSSKAGSEKMCPRTELLLFMASRAQLVQTVILPALRLGKHVVCDRFSDSTAAYQGYARGCSLKLIAAINAFAVQKLAPDLTILLDLDLRAGFKRLHQRNRRQGTEKDRIESENMAFHQRVREGYLDLAKKNPERFCIVNAGRPVTKVQTDIWKAAKNVIER
- the cysS gene encoding cysteine--tRNA ligase, whose amino-acid sequence is MLKIFNTLTRRPEEFIPLAPPDVKMYTCGPTVYNHATIGNFRAYVFEDILRRYLKVCGFKVRQAMNLTDVDDKTIRGARAAGVSLADYTKPYKDAFFADMQTLNIEPAEHYPEATGHIPEMIALIQTLIDKRYAYPAADGSVYFSIARFKKYGQLAHLDMQGLKPGARIAQDEYEKENASDFALWKAYQEEDGDVAWDSPWGRGRPGWHIECSAMSMKYLGESFDLHTGGIDNIFPHHEDEIAQSEAATGKPFVKYWMHCAHLVVDGRKMSKSLGNFYTLRDLTQKGFSGREIRYVLLSAHYRQSLNFTFPALEAARSSLHRLDEFNARLQDAAGKTGTSPGGNPAWIENYFRKFRAAMDEDLNLPAALAALFDMIHEGNRKMNAEALSAAEAQAALNALDGMDAVLGVLKRGMDKPDRAIMELARSRQNARKAKDWAEADRLRREIETKGWIIQDAADGFKLKKRSQ
- the ispF gene encoding 2-C-methyl-D-erythritol 2,4-cyclodiphosphate synthase, producing MIRTGIGFDIHRFAAGRKLVLGGVRIKSGPGLAGHSDADVLCHAVMDALLGAAADGDIGTHFPDNEKRWKDADSLKMLAAVGKKLKNKRMTVVNIDVSVLAEKPRLAPYRDKMRGKLARALLLDKARVSIKATTLEGLGALGRGEGIAAFAVAGVAQAIPNAKR
- a CDS encoding metallophosphoesterase family protein is translated as MRYAIVSDIHANWQAWKTVLLDIRSLKVDRIICLGDVVGYGPNPREVLESVHETVDYFVLGNHDAALCGKLESTLFNEQARMVLAWTRDRVSREALDFLKTIPLALAGENFRCVHGEFSEPGFFNYVIEPEDALRSWQTVAEPLLFNGHTHCPGIFLTGASGRPYRLAPEDFEQEQGKRYLVNAGSVGNPRDSDTRSSYCIYDLRRRAVFWRKIPFDLDAYRQALNEAGLPAEPGGFLERDPNLAATPLRARLNFIPPAAKAQAAKDVIEVQVIKTLKTKIQRWRFAALLSILAALVLFIAGAIYRHRIVNRELDIGRADPIVVYHGAPSRNLLTTPPSPLPPNSVLPGWILHLGDKYRQSIEVCRGEEGAPVFRLSSANPGTTIGLSSGIITVTDDMKFVLEAFFRKSDDFKGSVWTAVSVVKKTGEKDVSMEQYVVKEPALMRRGGWMAARQTFDLPKGTHTIRLHVRGKFKGAVLVKNILLQRKTGN
- a CDS encoding tyrosine-type recombinase/integrase; this translates as MRPFMAAARVDAHAIMEKRLRDAVIERDLAEETAHPPLSVVDAWDAFIKSPKRPDSGPATLGAYALQWGSFVRWLTKEHPDMKQLREVTKETAEEYSTHLTSRGITPNTFNKHVRVCDLVFRILKDKAKIIENPFPGITRKHLTTQSHRELSTEELIRVCRSATGELRSMLAMGLYLGARLGDAVMMDWGCVDLIKRLIRYTPHKTARRSGRILTVPLHPVLLNIFNEIPPVNRKGYIHPNMADLYRRRGACAVTNIIQAHFKKCGITTNRKGNGVRKVASASFHSLRHSAVSLLREAGAPLSVTMAIVGHSTLAIHDTYSHAGEAALKQAVAALPSVMGELIPKTLPALPAATEQMIKADKVQVLAERLNSKTWRIVRDELLTLTTPKSLAITFKTKG
- a CDS encoding ORF6N domain-containing protein, which produces MLNKDIIPSSNIEKKIMLVHGQKVMLDSDLAVLYGVTTFNLNKAVKRNLNRFPDDFMFQLTRQEVANLIFQNGISKEGRGGRRKPAYAFTEQGVAMLSSVLRSPRAVRVNIEIMRAFVRIRQWLASNTELARKLAELEKKYDAQFKVVFDAIRELMRPPEPPRKQIGFHTKD
- a CDS encoding zonular occludens toxin domain-containing protein, with protein sequence MIEVYEGRLGGGKTYHAVRRMCEYIAAGGCVCSNIMLNMEPVKAFLRSRHDWEYQKGQFIYLEDEQINQFYKHTPPGIDGTPSLVVIDEAHIWLNARDWANVLREMLIFLSQSRKCFTDIIFISQSALNLDKQIMRLVQYIWRFRDLKKLKISALGIGWPLNQFLMVQYDYDGKTILDKRFEFKDVGIYALYNTYTLLRTFTRLKGHGAKFDGKIKRKGRRIMRLIFFILLIIGLGWLAWSRLGSRFGFIKDKPVPSVVMPSAGPARPVAGSAVAPGAYYVKPPVDVVLHEAFLGVVEDERGRVVTTENDRYVQGQYCRLGKVLFCYDDKVLISGFDKKPHMVLADMAAMQRIRDRIAEDQAAKERATLAQSQNIEKPVLGSEEKVGLSQAVANKMLMP